Proteins encoded within one genomic window of Calonectris borealis chromosome 1, bCalBor7.hap1.2, whole genome shotgun sequence:
- the TAGLN3 gene encoding transgelin-3: MANRGPSYGLSREVQEKIEQKYDPELESRLVNWIIVQCGEQIEHPPPGRQHFQTWLMDGTLLCKLINSLHPKGNEPIAKISESKMAFKQMEQISQFLKAAEIYGVRTTDIFQTVDLWEGKDMAAVQRTLMALGSLAVTKDDGCYKGDPSWFHRKAQQNRRGFSEEQLRQGQNVIGLQMGSNKGASQSGMTGYGMPRQII; this comes from the exons ATGGCTAACAGAGGACCAAGCTATGGCTTAAGCCGAGAAGTTCAGGAAAAGATTGAACAGAAATATGACCCGGAATTAGAGTCTAGGCTGGTGAACTGGATTATTGTACAGTGTGGAGAACAGATAGAGCACCCTCCTCCTGGAAGGCAACATTTTCAGACCTGGTTGATGGATGGAACG CTGTTATGCAAGTTAATAAACAGTTTACATCCAAAGGGAAATGAGCCCATTGCAAAGATCTCTGAATCAAAAATGGCTTTCAAGCAGATGGAACAAATTTCTCAGTTCTTAAAAGCTGCTGAAATCTACGGAGTAAGGACAACAGATATTTTCCAGACAGTGGATTTATGGGAAG GGAAGGACATGGCAGCAGTGCAGAGAACCTTAATGGCTCTGGGCAGTTTGGCAGTCACCAAGGATGACGGCTGCTACAAAGGGGATCCATCCTGGTTTCACAG GAAAGCACAGCAGAATCGACGAGGATTTTCAGAAGAGCAGCTTCGGCAGGGACAGAACGTAATAGGCCTTCAGATGGGCAGCAACAAAGGAGCATCACAGTCGGGTATGACAGGCTATGGAATGCCAAGGCAGATCATCTAA